In Maridesulfovibrio zosterae DSM 11974, a genomic segment contains:
- the cheB gene encoding chemotaxis-specific protein-glutamate methyltransferase CheB gives MIKVLIVDDSKSVCELFKEMFNREDDFEVVGCAEDGASALRMVKDLAPDVVTMDVNLPDFDGFTVTRSIMEESPVPIVIVSAVYSSSDAELGFRLLDTGALSFHDKPALNSDDFYGQMAEIIMSARLMSEVRVVRRKGRLKKDNCIKISEDTAFEGLHNYPKEVICIGASTGGPQAVKAILMSLPVGFPAPIIVIQHMSSGFTAGMVNWLIDNTGHNIKIAEHGEIIRPGVVYFGPEEYHLEVSADRKVVLSESPAVNGIRPTVSALFDSVARNIGRLAVAVLLTGMGRDGADELLKIRRSGGHTIAQNRETSIVFGMPGEAVRIGAAVQVLPLEKIGPELVNHICGS, from the coding sequence GTGATTAAGGTACTGATTGTAGATGATTCAAAGTCTGTCTGCGAATTATTTAAAGAAATGTTTAATCGTGAGGATGACTTTGAGGTCGTAGGCTGTGCAGAAGATGGGGCTTCAGCACTTCGCATGGTTAAAGACCTTGCTCCTGATGTTGTTACTATGGATGTCAATCTTCCTGATTTTGACGGTTTTACTGTGACCCGCAGCATCATGGAAGAGAGTCCTGTTCCTATTGTTATAGTGAGTGCTGTGTATAGTTCATCTGATGCGGAACTTGGTTTCAGACTGCTTGATACAGGTGCTTTATCCTTTCATGATAAGCCGGCACTTAATAGTGATGATTTTTACGGGCAAATGGCTGAAATAATTATGTCTGCCCGGCTCATGTCCGAGGTCCGTGTTGTGCGGAGAAAGGGGAGGCTGAAAAAAGATAATTGTATTAAGATATCTGAGGATACAGCATTTGAAGGTCTGCATAATTATCCAAAAGAAGTAATCTGCATAGGTGCTTCAACCGGCGGACCGCAGGCGGTTAAAGCAATCCTGATGTCGTTGCCGGTCGGTTTTCCAGCTCCTATAATTGTTATTCAGCATATGTCGAGCGGATTTACTGCAGGTATGGTTAATTGGCTGATTGATAATACTGGACATAATATTAAAATTGCAGAACATGGCGAAATAATTCGGCCCGGTGTTGTTTATTTTGGGCCTGAAGAGTATCATCTTGAGGTCTCTGCTGATCGTAAAGTTGTTTTGTCAGAATCTCCGGCAGTGAATGGTATCCGGCCTACTGTATCTGCGTTGTTTGATTCTGTTGCCCGAAATATAGGTCGTCTTGCTGTTGCTGTTCTGCTGACAGGAATGGGGCGTGACGGTGCTGATGAGCTGCTTAAAATCAGGCGCAGCGGAGGGCATACTATTGCACAGAACCGTGAGACTTCAATTGTATTTGGAATGCCGGGAGAAGCTGTCAGAATAGGAGCGGCTGTTCAGGTTTTACCGCTCGAAAAAATAGGGCCTGAATTAGTAAACCATATTTGTGGAAGTTGA
- a CDS encoding hybrid sensor histidine kinase/response regulator encodes MTMSDKELKKRLLKAFRGESVERMRVLSSDFMRLEKGGNEQELLLLIESSYRELHSLKGAARAVGLGGVEKFCQSFESFFSVLKKNSLVPPKAISSSMLGWLDILDNILAQEDDSEAILQAPTPALALSQMKNFVDSPHLINDESEEDGIFSNTSTAESAVVNETEDLTPAALTEPDLELDSPILQENIETAEYTISTPSDKGVATGVNKVSSRQAMDDTVRLSSSFVTGLLLRTEELISSRNAQKARSREAVVLEDSLADSLKFFQNFYENKKKFLEDEELVFFADMEKRLEDFSRHLSSLSSSAQKAQWELSSKVDSLIGDFKDSMLLPFSSMLDVFPRMVRSLSAEQGKKCELEVSGENVRIDRRILEMLHDPLMHMIRNSIDHGIESQEYRAAAGKPSCGNISFSITHTDRDIVKIIYSDDGKGIDCDKLRTVAIQNGIVSREEAEQMDHRAVLDLVFVSGMSTSDIITDISGRGLGMAIVRDKVEALGGNVVVASPEGRGVRVIMNIPVALTSFRGIIVEAGGSIFVVPKAGVRKVLLVRQEDIGSAGGRETILFSGRPIPLIGLADILELTVTKAEKQSFPVFIMGKGRKAVAISTEELLGEQDVMAKSMRQILQRVRNVAGFSMIGSGRLVPILHAPDMVRTALSINSGVKVRSSSHQIGEKEVKTVLITEDSITSRMLLKNVLEAAGYNVVTAVDGLDGLNHIKQQLPDILVSDVEMPRMDGFTLTSEVRKMPQSANLPIVLVTSLGSQQDRERGVEVGADAYIIKSSFDQGNLLEVISRLIG; translated from the coding sequence ATGACCATGAGCGATAAAGAACTTAAAAAAAGGCTGCTTAAAGCATTCCGGGGTGAAAGTGTTGAGCGCATGCGGGTGCTTTCATCGGATTTCATGCGGCTTGAGAAAGGTGGCAATGAGCAGGAATTATTATTGCTCATCGAGTCGTCATACCGCGAGCTTCACAGCCTGAAAGGTGCGGCCCGTGCCGTTGGGCTGGGCGGAGTTGAAAAATTTTGCCAGAGCTTTGAATCATTTTTTTCTGTATTAAAGAAGAACAGTCTTGTCCCTCCAAAAGCAATCAGTTCTTCCATGCTGGGCTGGCTCGATATTCTTGATAATATTCTGGCACAGGAGGATGACTCTGAGGCTATACTTCAGGCCCCGACTCCGGCTCTTGCTCTCTCGCAGATGAAAAATTTTGTTGATTCCCCTCATCTGATAAATGATGAGTCGGAAGAGGACGGAATCTTCTCTAATACTTCCACTGCAGAATCTGCGGTCGTAAATGAAACTGAAGATTTAACCCCTGCGGCATTGACTGAACCCGATTTAGAACTGGATTCTCCCATTCTTCAAGAGAATATAGAGACTGCTGAGTATACGATTTCGACACCGTCAGATAAGGGCGTAGCTACTGGTGTAAATAAAGTGTCATCACGGCAGGCAATGGACGATACTGTAAGGCTCAGTTCTTCTTTTGTTACCGGATTGCTTCTACGGACAGAGGAACTTATTTCTTCGCGTAATGCACAGAAGGCAAGGTCGAGGGAAGCTGTTGTTCTGGAAGATTCTCTTGCTGACTCTTTGAAGTTTTTTCAGAATTTTTATGAAAATAAGAAGAAATTTTTAGAGGATGAAGAACTTGTTTTTTTTGCTGATATGGAAAAGAGGCTGGAAGATTTTTCTCGCCATTTAAGTTCACTTTCATCTTCAGCTCAAAAAGCTCAATGGGAGCTTTCTTCAAAAGTAGATTCACTGATCGGTGATTTTAAAGATTCCATGCTTCTTCCTTTTTCATCAATGCTGGATGTCTTCCCTCGAATGGTCCGCAGTTTAAGTGCAGAGCAGGGGAAGAAGTGTGAGCTGGAAGTCTCTGGCGAGAATGTCCGTATTGATCGACGAATCCTTGAAATGCTTCATGACCCGCTTATGCACATGATCAGGAATTCTATAGATCACGGTATTGAATCACAAGAATATCGTGCTGCGGCAGGCAAACCTTCTTGCGGAAATATTTCATTTTCCATTACTCATACTGACCGCGATATCGTCAAAATTATTTATAGTGATGACGGCAAGGGAATAGATTGCGATAAGCTTCGAACCGTAGCAATACAGAATGGTATTGTTTCCAGGGAAGAAGCAGAGCAGATGGATCATAGAGCTGTTCTTGATCTTGTTTTTGTTTCGGGTATGTCCACCAGCGATATTATTACTGATATTTCCGGGCGGGGGCTGGGGATGGCCATAGTAAGGGATAAAGTTGAGGCGCTGGGCGGGAATGTTGTAGTTGCCAGCCCTGAGGGGAGAGGAGTCCGGGTTATCATGAATATTCCGGTTGCTCTAACCTCTTTCAGGGGAATTATTGTCGAGGCCGGAGGCAGTATTTTTGTGGTTCCCAAGGCCGGAGTCCGCAAAGTTCTGCTGGTTCGGCAGGAAGATATAGGCTCTGCCGGTGGAAGAGAAACTATTTTATTTTCAGGGCGTCCCATACCGTTGATAGGTCTTGCAGACATACTTGAACTCACAGTGACGAAAGCTGAGAAACAGTCATTTCCTGTTTTTATTATGGGTAAAGGCCGTAAGGCTGTTGCTATAAGTACTGAAGAGCTGCTCGGCGAACAGGATGTAATGGCTAAAAGTATGAGGCAAATACTTCAAAGAGTCAGAAATGTTGCAGGATTTTCAATGATCGGATCAGGTCGGCTGGTTCCTATTCTCCATGCTCCTGATATGGTCCGGACTGCTTTGAGTATTAATTCAGGTGTGAAAGTAAGATCTTCTTCCCACCAGATTGGTGAAAAAGAAGTTAAGACTGTCCTCATTACTGAAGATTCAATCACTTCACGTATGCTGCTCAAAAATGTGCTGGAAGCAGCGGGATATAATGTTGTCACTGCTGTAGACGGTCTTGACGGTCTCAACCATATTAAACAGCAATTGCCTGATATTCTTGTTTCGGATGTTGAGATGCCGCGTATGGATGGCTTTACTCTTACATCAGAAGTTAGAAAAATGCCTCAAAGTGCCAATCTTCCTATTGTGCTTGTTACGTCTCTTGGATCACAGCAGGATAGAGAACGCGGAGTGGAGGTTGGTGCCGATGCCTATATTATCAAGTCCAGTTTTGATCAGGGGAACCTGCTTGAGGTGATCAGTCGTTTAATAGGATAG
- a CDS encoding chemotaxis protein CheW: protein MGNSKVSEFIGRENDRELLRKRAVKLALNVDDDLSEHTESNSRDYVIFSMGGNIYAIETVFIKEVLEPDEIVSVPCTPEFLKGVVSVRGNIWAVVDLCVFFGTGKPVDPQSSKVLLLSSGEKEFGIVLDEVIDVIPISNVENKPLTQSNNSVYLYSRGVTEDLKIILNGELLLTEKAFVINESVGNI from the coding sequence ATGGGAAATTCTAAGGTCTCTGAATTTATAGGCCGTGAAAATGACCGTGAGCTGCTCCGCAAAAGAGCGGTGAAACTGGCGCTAAATGTTGATGACGATCTCAGTGAGCATACAGAAAGCAACTCACGGGATTACGTCATATTCAGTATGGGCGGTAATATTTATGCTATCGAGACTGTCTTTATCAAAGAAGTTCTTGAACCTGATGAGATTGTTTCTGTTCCCTGCACACCTGAATTTTTGAAAGGGGTGGTCAGTGTACGGGGTAATATCTGGGCTGTTGTGGATTTGTGTGTCTTTTTTGGGACCGGTAAGCCCGTTGATCCACAGAGTTCTAAAGTGTTACTCCTATCTTCCGGTGAGAAAGAGTTTGGAATTGTTTTAGATGAAGTTATCGATGTTATACCTATTTCAAACGTTGAAAATAAGCCGCTTACTCAGAGTAATAACTCAGTATATCTCTATTCCAGAGGAGTTACAGAAGACCTTAAAATTATTTTAAACGGTGAATTGCTGTTAACTGAAAAAGCCTTCGTAATTAATGAGTCCGTAGGCAATATTTAG